The following nucleotide sequence is from Acidobacteriota bacterium.
GAAGGCTCATTTTGAACGTCTGACGTTTGGCTAGCCTTCCAATCAGTTTCAGTCCTTCGGGCGGCAACAGGGAAACCGGCTCTAATTCAAGCTGATCCATCTGTTGAAATCCTTTTTTCAGCATGGATTGAATCAGTTTATCCCGGCCTTTAAACTCTTCGAGTGTATCAAGAAGCAACTTCGGACCTTCGGGAAGCTCTGGCAGGTCAGGAAGTTCAGGCGTTTCAGGAAGTTCGGGTAACTCAGGAAGGATATCGCTTATCAGTGATTCATCGTGTTGTAGCTCGGCTTCAAGGAGCTTAAAGGCATCTGGAAGCACAATTGACAGGCCGCTCCGTCGCTTGATGGTGTTCATAAGGCAGCATCCTTTGTGGTCAGGCTGAAGGGAATTGCAAAGTTAGAAAACTGACAGGGGTTGTTGGAAAAGTATGTGCTATCTTAGTTGGAGTTTTTTGAGAAGAAAAGGAGAAGTTTATGTGGTTTACTTTTTTTCGAGTTGGGTTGATATTTTTGTGGCTTGCCTTCTTTAGCCAGCCTTATCTGGCAATCCAAATTCCTCATCAACCCGGCACCAGTCAGATAAATCCATCGGATGATACCGCCTGCTTACCAGGTCAATGGGTTCGTAAGGCTTATCCCAATCTGGTGGTTGGCAAAGTGATTCAAACAGTAGTCAGCAAAAAGTATGACACGACAACTCATTATCAGAGTGAAGTAGTTGTAACAAATGTACTTAAAGGAAAACCTGATTTACTTGACCAAAAATTCTCCGTCAAAAGTTATGACGGGAACTTTGAATCCGATTTCCAGGGCATTTACCCACCACTCCAACCTGATGAAATTGGAATCTGGCTGGTGTTATCTCCTCTCAGTGGTCGAAGACCAATCGCAATCCTTAATGGAAACTTTTCACATCTATTTCCTTGCCGAAAAAATGTGCACCCTGAATTTGAACAGATTCTCGAATTTGCTCAGATTGTTTCAGAAGTTCATCAAACGGCACCAGAACTGCAGACCCAACTGGTCAGACAGTATGCCGTCAGTTTAAACCGCGAAGTTTCGTTCTTTGCTGTCTGGTGGCTGTTGCATTCCGAATGTCCTGAAAACGTGGAGTATTTGAAGCAGATGTTTTTTGAAGGGAACCTCCCGGTTTTAAGCCAACTGTATTTTGATCGCCAAATGGGAAATGTCTATTCAAAACAACCTTCCGCTGCCGAACAATGGCGAAATCAGGCTGAACGAATGGCCTGGCTTTTCCAATTGTCACAGCATCGCTTTGACCCAAGAGAGGCCCAATTTTTCAAATCTTCCTGTTGGGATGCAATTTACACTAAATCATTGAATTCAAATTATTTTTGTGGATTTATGAACCGGACTGCCCAAAACACCAGTCTTCCATTTAACGACCGTCAGGAATTATTCCACTTTGCCATCCATCGGGAAGTAGAGAGAAAGAGTTTATCCGAAAGAGAGGCAATTGATCAGTATCTCTGGTTTATTGAACAAAATGTGAATCAACCGGGAATTGATAGAACCTGGTATCGGCTCATCTTTTCACCGGTAACACAACCCCAAATTGATCGAATGAGCCAGTCGATCAAGATGACGACAAATCCAGAGGCGCTGAAGCGGTGCAACTGTGTGTGGGCAATGTATCGGAATTTATTACTTCATTCAAAATGCCTGCCGGAACTCAAATAATACCTGGTCAAAGATATCATTTTTTGAAGCATGGGGACCTGTCACCACTTTTTCAGCCAGCGACAAGTCGCTGCATACCAAAGCGGCAACAAGTTGCCGCACTCCAAAATGCAAAGAGTGCTTTTATTTCAGGATAAATTTTGGTTTGATTGCACTTCTTCACCAAATCTGAATTATCCCTCACATTTTGCCCGGTAAAAGGACTCACCGTTTATGGATTTGAACCTGACTCCGTCTGAATTGCAGTTTCGTGATGAACTTCGCACCTGGCTGGCCGCCAACCTTCCCAAAAATCAACCCAAACCTGGGGCCTCTGAAAGTGATTCGGCATATCTCGATTTCCTTCGCGAGTGGCAGAAAACTCTGTTTGAAGGCGGGTGGGCCGGCATTTCCTGGCCGAAAGAGTACGGAGGGCGCGGTGCCACGCTGATGGAGCAGGCCATTTTTCAGGAAGAACTCGCCCACGCCAATGCTCCCGAATTGATTGGGACGATTGGACTGGCGCTGGTTGGCCCAACCATTATCGCGATGGGAACGGATGAACAGAAAAAATACCATCTGCCCAAAATCCTCTCTGGCGAAGAAATCTGGTGTCAGGGATTTTCCGAACCCAATGCCGGCAGTGATCTGGCTTCCCTTTCAACCAAAGCCGTGCTCGATGGCGACCACTTTGTGATCAACGGGCAGAAAATCTGGACCAGTTTTGCTCATTTTGCCGACTGGTGTTTGCTGCTGGTGCGAACCGACCAGGATGCTGCCAAACACAAAGGCATCACCTGTCTGCTGACCGATATGCACACCGAAGGGATTTCGGTTCGTCCGTTGCGGATGATGTCTGGAGATTCGGCTTTCAACGAAGTGTTTTTCACCGATGTCCGCGTACCGGTTTCGCAGGTTCTAGGCAAAATCAACCACGGATGGACCACGGCGATTGCGGCACTGATGAACGAACGCGCCAACCTTGGCTCTGGATTGCAGGTCATTTTTAAACGCAACCTCGAAGCCCTGATTGCCTGCTCGAAAACGCTGTTGCGAAACGGGGCTCCGGCCAGTCAGGATCCGCTGGCTCGTCAAAAAATTGCCCAAATCCATATCGAACTTGAGATTCTGGGCTTAAACACCATGCGGGCGCTGACATCGCTGAAGAAAACTGGCATTCCAGGTGCGGAAGGTTCGATTTCCAAGCTCTACTGGAGTGAAATGAACCAGAAACTGCAGCAATACGCCCAGGAAATCCTTGGCCCCTATGCCCAACTGAGCGATTTTGACGACGGCATCTGGTCCTACGGCTACCTCCGTGCACGAGGCAACACCATCGAAGCCGGAACGAGCGAAATCCAGCGCAACATCATTGCCGAGCGCGTGCTTGGCCTGCCGAAGAGCTACTAGGCTGAGCAAAAGCGAAGTTGCGAAATAGTGGATTGTGATAAATGCTTGTTATCTTCTCAAACACATCACTTGTGTTGGGAAACATTCAGGTACCTCAATCAAATTGACTTAACGAGCTACTGACTACTGACTACTGACTTATGGAATTTGTCCTCAACGAACTGCAACAGGATTTTAAAGAACAAACCCGCAAGCTGCTCAAACGCGAATGCACACCGGAACGCGTTCGGAAATTGATGGCCACTGATACCGCGCACGATGAAACGCTCTGGAAAACCATGGCCGAACAGGGATGGCTGGGCCTCACGCTGCCTGAAGATTGTGGCGGACTGGGTCTTGGGTATGTCGAACTCGCCGTGATTGCCGAGGAAATGGGCCGGGCGTGTCTGCCGGGCGCCTTTCTGGCCAATGTGTTTGCGAGTGCGTTGATTGCCGAAGCCGGAAATGCCAGCCAAAAAAGCCAGTACCTGGCCGGTATTGCCAGCGGCGAACTCAAAGCCACCGTTGCGTTCCTTGAAGCGGGGGCGCAGTGGAACCCAACCACCATTTCATTCCCGGCGGTACATCAGGACGATCATTTTCTGCTGAATGGGCAAAAACTGTTTGTGCCCGATGCTGAAACGGCGGATGTCATCGTCTGTGTAGCGCGGTCAAATAATCAGTTGGTGCTGATTCCGGTTGAAAAGACTTCAAATGGTGTTCAAATCAAACCCATGCCGGCCATGGACAGCACCCGCAAATGGTATCAGGTCAATTTTGAAGGCGTGTCGGTCCCTGAAACAGCGGTGCTCGGTGCTGACGGCAATTCACAAGCGGCTCTGGAACACGCCATCGAAATTGCCACCGTCGCCCTCTGTGCCGAAATGGTCGGTGGAATGCAGTGGGTGCTTGAAACGGCGGTCGAATACGCCAAAGTCCGGCATCAATTTGGAAAACCGATTGGGTCGTTTCAGGCAGTTCAACACCAGTGCGCTGATATGTTGTTGATGACCGAAAGTGCCCGGTCGGCAACGCTGTTTGCGGCGTGGGCGTTGAGTGTCAACGATCCACGGGCGACAGAAGCCGTTTCCATTGCCAAAGCCTATTGCTCGGATGCCTACCGCGAAGTTTGCCACCGTGGCGTTCAAGTCCATGGAGGCATTGGCTTTACCTGGGAATATGACCTGCAACTCTACGTCAAACGCAGCAAGTCATCCGAAGCGTTCTTTGGAGATGCGATTTACCACCGCGAACGCCTTGCCCAACTGATCATTGACCAGGTCTCCAAATAATTCCTCAATTTTTGAACCACAGAGGACGCCGCAGGAACACAGAGGAATCCACAGAGGAATTCAGATTTCTTTTCTTCATTCTTCATTCTTCACTCTTCATTCGGTTTTCCTCTGTGTTCCTCTGCGTCCTCTGTGGTAAAGAATTCGACCTGCTTTTTTCTCTGAACCCTATCTGATATGACCTTTGACAAACTCAAACCCAAAGTCATCGTCACTGGCCCGCTTTTTGATGAACCGGTTGAAATCATCACTACCATTCCGATCACTCCAACCCAGGTGAAGCTGATTGGGAAAGGCGTCAAGAGCGGCAAAGTCCACGAACCGATCTTAAATGCCGAACAGGTTGCCATGCTCACGGGTTCGCCCGAAACAGCCCTCTTTGACGGCGACCCGCACCGGTTTCGGCTGGGGATCGAGGCCCTGCGCATCGGGCTGGCCTATGAATACGACCCGTTCTTTTCGCTCTCGATTGCCCGCGTTGACCCACTGCCGCACCAGTTGGAAGCCGTGTATGACTATTTTCTCAAGCTGCCCCGCATTCGGTTTTTACTCGCTGACGACCCTGGCGCTGGAAAGACGATTATGGCCGGGCTGCTCATCAAGGAATTAAAAATCAGAGGGTTGATCAAGCGAATTTTGATCCTCACGCCCGCCAACCTGACCTTTCAATGGCAACGCGAAATGCGCGACAAGTTCCGCGAAGACTTCCAGATTATCAAGGGCGATGTGCTCCGGCTCAATTATGGTTCCAACCCCTGGCAGGAAAAAGATCAGGTGATTGCCTCGATTTCGTGGGCCTCGGTAATCGAAGACGCCAAAGACAGCCTGCTCCGGTCTGACTGGGATCTGGTGATTGTGGACGAAGCCCACAAAATGAGCGCCTATAGCAGCGATAAAAAGACGCTGGCGTACAAACTGGGCGAAGCCCTGCAGAACCGCACCGACCATCTGTTGCTGATGACGGCCACGCCGCACAAAGGCGACCCCGACAACTTCCGGCTGTTTCTGGAATTGCTCGACAAAGAGGTGTATGGCGACATTAAGAGCCTCGAACACGCCATGGAGCGCAGCAGCGCGCCGTTTTACCTGCGCCGGACCAAGGAAATCCTGCAAACGTTTCCGGACCCTGAAACCGGCAAGCCCAAAAAGCTCTATACCCGGCGCAATGTCGAGACCATCGGCTTTCAAATTGATGCTGATGAACTTGGGTTCTATCTCGATCTGACCGAGTATGTCGAAGACCAGTCGGCCAAAGCGTCGGTGGACGATTCGGCGCGTGGACGGGCGCTCACGTTCACGATGGCAATGCTCCAGCGCCGGTTTGCCTCCAGCATCAATGCCGTGCGG
It contains:
- a CDS encoding acyl-CoA dehydrogenase; the protein is MDLNLTPSELQFRDELRTWLAANLPKNQPKPGASESDSAYLDFLREWQKTLFEGGWAGISWPKEYGGRGATLMEQAIFQEELAHANAPELIGTIGLALVGPTIIAMGTDEQKKYHLPKILSGEEIWCQGFSEPNAGSDLASLSTKAVLDGDHFVINGQKIWTSFAHFADWCLLLVRTDQDAAKHKGITCLLTDMHTEGISVRPLRMMSGDSAFNEVFFTDVRVPVSQVLGKINHGWTTAIAALMNERANLGSGLQVIFKRNLEALIACSKTLLRNGAPASQDPLARQKIAQIHIELEILGLNTMRALTSLKKTGIPGAEGSISKLYWSEMNQKLQQYAQEILGPYAQLSDFDDGIWSYGYLRARGNTIEAGTSEIQRNIIAERVLGLPKSY
- a CDS encoding acyl-CoA/acyl-ACP dehydrogenase, with the protein product MEFVLNELQQDFKEQTRKLLKRECTPERVRKLMATDTAHDETLWKTMAEQGWLGLTLPEDCGGLGLGYVELAVIAEEMGRACLPGAFLANVFASALIAEAGNASQKSQYLAGIASGELKATVAFLEAGAQWNPTTISFPAVHQDDHFLLNGQKLFVPDAETADVIVCVARSNNQLVLIPVEKTSNGVQIKPMPAMDSTRKWYQVNFEGVSVPETAVLGADGNSQAALEHAIEIATVALCAEMVGGMQWVLETAVEYAKVRHQFGKPIGSFQAVQHQCADMLLMTESARSATLFAAWALSVNDPRATEAVSIAKAYCSDAYREVCHRGVQVHGGIGFTWEYDLQLYVKRSKSSEAFFGDAIYHRERLAQLIIDQVSK